A genomic window from Streptomyces brevispora includes:
- a CDS encoding sugar ABC transporter substrate-binding protein: protein MPRTIRPTPSLIRAAACLGIAALTLTACGSGSGSDSAGDGSGSVKVGLITKTDTNPFFVKMKEGAEKAAKDSGAQLITSAGKFDGDNAGQVTAIENMIAAGVKGILITPSDSKAIVPALEKARAKGILVIALDSPTDPESAVDALFATDNLRAGEMIGAYAKASMKGKTAKIATLDLAPGVAVGVQRHNGFLKGFGIGEKDPAIVCSQDTGGDQAKGQTAMENCLQKAPDINVVYTINEPAALGAYTALKAKGRERDVLIVSVDGGCTGTQAVKDGKIAATSQQYPLKMAAEGVGAVVKYAKDDKQATGYTDTGVSLITDKAQAGVASKDTAYGLDNCWG, encoded by the coding sequence ATGCCTCGCACCATTCGTCCGACCCCCTCCCTGATCAGAGCCGCCGCATGCCTGGGGATCGCGGCTCTCACACTGACGGCCTGCGGATCCGGCTCCGGATCGGATTCCGCGGGCGACGGCTCGGGCAGCGTCAAGGTCGGTCTGATCACCAAGACCGACACCAACCCGTTCTTCGTGAAGATGAAGGAGGGTGCGGAGAAGGCCGCCAAGGACAGCGGTGCACAACTGATCACCTCAGCCGGCAAGTTCGACGGGGACAACGCCGGGCAGGTCACCGCGATCGAGAACATGATCGCCGCAGGTGTGAAGGGAATCCTGATCACCCCCAGCGACTCCAAGGCGATCGTGCCCGCCCTTGAGAAGGCCCGCGCCAAGGGGATCCTGGTCATCGCCCTGGACTCCCCGACCGACCCCGAGAGCGCGGTCGACGCCCTCTTCGCCACCGACAACCTCCGGGCCGGGGAGATGATCGGCGCCTACGCCAAAGCCTCGATGAAGGGCAAGACGGCCAAGATCGCCACCCTCGACCTGGCGCCGGGCGTCGCCGTCGGGGTCCAGCGGCACAACGGCTTCCTCAAGGGCTTCGGCATCGGCGAGAAGGACCCGGCGATCGTCTGCTCCCAGGACACCGGCGGCGACCAGGCAAAGGGCCAGACCGCCATGGAGAACTGCCTGCAGAAGGCACCCGACATCAACGTCGTCTACACCATCAACGAGCCGGCCGCGCTCGGCGCGTACACCGCACTGAAGGCCAAGGGCAGGGAGAGGGACGTCCTGATCGTCTCCGTCGACGGCGGCTGCACCGGGACGCAGGCGGTCAAGGACGGCAAGATCGCCGCCACCTCCCAGCAGTACCCGCTGAAGATGGCCGCCGAAGGCGTCGGGGCCGTCGTGAAGTACGCCAAGGACGACAAGCAAGCGACCGGTTACACCGACACCGGCGTCAGCCTGATCACCGACAAGGCACAGGCAGGGGTCGCGTCGAAGGACACCGCCTACGGCCTGGACAACTGCTGGGGCTGA
- a CDS encoding carbohydrate kinase family protein translates to MSPRQITVLGECVADAFARPASAPNELDLHVLPGGGPANTAVALARLGTPSRFLARLSGDVFGRLFRDHLEASGVDLSHAVAASEPSTLAVAELDAHGQAAYAFHAQGTADWQWSSAELAGVDLSSTACLHTGSLALVREPGAAAVEEFLATASSRATISIDPNVRPLLVHPETYRAKLRRWCDLADILRLSEEDLRLLLPATSLEQACDVWHAAGARLVVVTRGADGALVSLDGERMHVPAVTTRVVDTVGAGDSFTAGLLHHLGARGLLGGRLTALRLGEVAESCLFAAHVAALTCSVAGPNPPWQSQLPQYASQIIA, encoded by the coding sequence ATGAGTCCGCGTCAGATCACCGTCCTGGGCGAATGCGTCGCAGACGCGTTCGCCCGGCCCGCAAGCGCTCCGAATGAGCTCGACCTGCATGTACTGCCGGGCGGTGGGCCGGCGAACACGGCCGTGGCCCTGGCTCGCCTGGGCACTCCGTCCCGCTTCCTCGCACGGCTGTCCGGGGATGTGTTCGGCCGGCTGTTCCGGGACCATCTGGAGGCTTCAGGAGTGGACCTGTCGCACGCCGTCGCGGCATCGGAGCCGAGCACGTTGGCGGTGGCGGAGCTGGACGCCCATGGCCAGGCCGCGTATGCGTTCCACGCACAGGGCACGGCCGACTGGCAGTGGTCGAGCGCCGAACTGGCCGGTGTGGACCTGTCGTCCACCGCTTGCCTGCACACGGGTTCGCTCGCCCTGGTCCGGGAGCCGGGGGCGGCAGCGGTGGAGGAGTTCCTGGCAACGGCCTCGTCAAGGGCCACCATCAGTATCGATCCCAACGTCCGGCCGCTGCTGGTGCATCCCGAGACCTACCGCGCGAAACTGCGGCGCTGGTGCGACCTCGCGGACATACTGCGGCTGAGCGAGGAAGACCTCAGGCTCCTTCTGCCGGCAACGTCTCTGGAGCAGGCATGTGACGTCTGGCACGCTGCCGGCGCACGGCTCGTCGTGGTCACGCGGGGCGCCGATGGTGCTCTCGTCTCGCTGGACGGCGAGCGGATGCACGTGCCGGCCGTGACGACGCGGGTCGTTGACACGGTCGGGGCGGGCGACTCCTTCACCGCGGGTCTGCTGCACCACCTGGGTGCGCGTGGACTCCTCGGGGGGCGGCTCACCGCTCTCCGCCTGGGCGAGGTGGCGGAATCCTGTCTGTTCGCCGCCCATGTCGCGGCCCTGACCTGCTCGGTCGCCGGTCCGAACCCTCCGTGGCAGAGCCAACTGCCGCAGTACGCCTCACAGATTATCGCGTGA
- a CDS encoding LysR substrate-binding domain-containing protein, with protein sequence MELRQVRYFLALAEECHFGRAAARLHVAQPALSQQIKQLERELGIALFHRSTRHVELTEAGRHLTGYARTLLAEAERARVHMTELATGRAGRVSVGFIGTATYDVLPRVARTVRAQLPHITLELHGELLTPQLADGLLAGTYDLAVLRSGTAGTEGVSLTPLRTEPLIAVLPAHHPLAACEQIPLGSLADEPFVIHPSQPRSAMYDRVLSACNRAGFQPASLIEVGETATLVVLVAAGHGVALVPQSVQSLRLDGVTYLPLTETETIDLVLARRAERNSPATQQVASVIEQCVHSSK encoded by the coding sequence ATGGAGCTCCGCCAGGTCCGCTACTTCCTCGCGCTCGCCGAGGAGTGCCACTTCGGGCGTGCGGCGGCCCGCCTGCACGTCGCCCAGCCCGCTCTGTCCCAGCAGATCAAGCAGCTGGAGCGCGAGCTGGGCATCGCCCTGTTCCACCGCTCCACCCGGCACGTCGAACTCACCGAGGCGGGCCGGCACCTGACCGGGTACGCCCGCACGCTGCTCGCCGAGGCCGAACGCGCACGCGTCCACATGACGGAGCTGGCCACCGGCCGCGCGGGCCGGGTCTCCGTCGGCTTCATCGGCACCGCCACCTACGACGTCCTGCCCCGCGTCGCCCGCACCGTACGGGCCCAGCTGCCCCACATCACCCTGGAGCTGCACGGCGAGCTGCTCACCCCCCAGCTCGCGGACGGCCTGCTCGCCGGCACCTACGACCTGGCGGTCCTCCGCTCCGGCACCGCCGGCACCGAGGGAGTGAGCCTCACGCCACTGCGCACCGAACCCCTCATCGCCGTACTGCCGGCCCACCATCCCCTGGCCGCCTGCGAGCAGATCCCGCTGGGATCGCTGGCCGACGAGCCCTTCGTCATCCATCCCTCACAGCCCAGGTCCGCCATGTACGACCGCGTCCTGTCCGCCTGCAACCGGGCAGGCTTCCAGCCGGCGTCCCTCATCGAGGTCGGCGAGACCGCCACCCTCGTCGTCCTCGTGGCCGCCGGACACGGCGTGGCACTCGTGCCGCAGTCGGTGCAGAGCCTGCGCCTCGACGGCGTGACCTACCTACCGCTCACCGAGACGGAAACCATCGACCTCGTCCTGGCCCGCAGGGCGGAGCGCAACTCACCGGCCACACAGCAAGTCGCCTCGGTCATCGAACAGTGCGTCCACAGTTCAAAATGA
- a CDS encoding thiolase family protein has translation MTDSYLYAAARTPFGRFSGALAGIRPDDLAALAISGVLAKVPALDAGEIGDVVWGNANGAGEDNRNVGRMAVLLAGLPTSVPATTVNRLCGSSLDAAIIASRAIETGDADIVLTGGVESMSRAPWGLPKPERAYPAGDVAAVSTTLGWRLVNERMPKEWTVSLGEANEQLADRFAIPRERQDEFAARSHHLADAAWTAGFYDDLVVPVAVDGRGDTLTWDEGIRPASTADRLAGLKPAFRPDGVITAGNASPLSDGASAVLLGSRAAAARIGADPLARIAGRGVFALDPQMFIFAPVEAANRALKAAGISWSDVGAVELNEAFAVQALACVDAWKIDPGIVNARGGAIALGHPLGASGGRLLGTLAHRLKESSERWGVAAICIGVGQALAVVLENVTEKNR, from the coding sequence GTGACCGACAGTTACCTCTACGCAGCGGCAAGAACACCCTTCGGACGGTTCTCCGGCGCCCTCGCCGGCATACGGCCCGACGACCTCGCGGCACTCGCCATCAGCGGGGTCCTGGCCAAGGTGCCGGCGCTCGATGCGGGCGAGATCGGCGACGTCGTCTGGGGAAACGCCAACGGCGCCGGCGAGGACAACCGCAACGTCGGCCGGATGGCCGTCCTGCTGGCCGGACTGCCCACCTCCGTTCCCGCCACCACCGTCAACCGGCTGTGCGGGTCCTCCCTGGACGCGGCGATCATCGCCTCCCGCGCGATCGAGACCGGCGATGCCGACATCGTGCTCACCGGCGGGGTGGAATCCATGTCCCGGGCTCCGTGGGGGCTGCCCAAGCCTGAGCGGGCCTATCCCGCCGGGGATGTGGCCGCGGTCTCCACCACGCTGGGGTGGCGGCTGGTCAACGAGCGGATGCCGAAGGAGTGGACGGTTTCCCTGGGCGAGGCCAACGAGCAGCTGGCCGACCGGTTCGCCATCCCGCGCGAGCGGCAGGACGAGTTCGCCGCCCGGTCCCACCACCTGGCCGACGCCGCCTGGACGGCCGGCTTCTACGACGACCTGGTGGTGCCGGTCGCGGTGGACGGCAGGGGCGACACCCTCACCTGGGACGAGGGCATCCGGCCCGCATCCACGGCCGACAGGCTCGCCGGGCTCAAGCCGGCGTTCCGCCCCGACGGCGTGATCACGGCGGGCAACGCCTCACCGCTGAGCGACGGCGCCTCGGCCGTGCTGCTCGGCTCGCGGGCCGCCGCGGCGCGCATCGGCGCCGATCCGCTGGCCCGCATCGCCGGGCGCGGGGTGTTCGCGCTGGATCCGCAGATGTTCATCTTCGCGCCGGTGGAGGCGGCGAACCGGGCCCTGAAGGCCGCCGGCATCTCCTGGTCCGACGTCGGTGCGGTCGAACTCAACGAGGCGTTCGCCGTGCAGGCACTGGCCTGCGTGGACGCCTGGAAGATCGACCCCGGCATCGTCAACGCCAGGGGCGGCGCCATCGCGCTCGGCCACCCGCTGGGCGCCTCCGGCGGCAGACTCCTGGGCACGCTGGCCCACCGGCTCAAGGAGTCCAGCGAGCGGTGGGGCGTGGCGGCCATCTGCATCGGAGTGGGCCAGGCGCTCGCCGTGGTCCTGGAGAACGTCACGGAGAAGAACCGATGA
- a CDS encoding 3-oxoacid CoA-transferase subunit A yields the protein MTTRLCAHADEAVAGIEDGSTVLVGGFGMAGMPVDLIDALIRQGATDLTVVSNNAGNGDTGLAALLAKGRVRKVICSFPRQADSWVFDSLYRAGRIELEVVPQGNLAERIRAAGAGIGAFFCPTAVGTPLAEGKETRVIDGRTYVLEYPIKGDVALIGAHRADRMGNLVYRKTARNFGPVMATAATTVIAQVREIVETGMIDPETVVTPSIYVDRVVQEATA from the coding sequence ATGACCACTCGGCTGTGTGCCCACGCCGACGAGGCGGTCGCCGGAATCGAGGACGGCTCGACCGTGCTCGTCGGCGGCTTCGGGATGGCCGGCATGCCGGTCGACCTGATCGACGCCCTCATCCGCCAGGGCGCCACGGACCTGACCGTGGTGTCCAACAACGCCGGCAACGGCGACACCGGGCTCGCCGCGCTGCTGGCCAAGGGACGGGTCCGCAAAGTGATCTGCTCCTTCCCCCGCCAGGCCGACTCGTGGGTCTTCGACAGCCTGTACCGGGCCGGCAGGATCGAACTGGAGGTGGTGCCGCAGGGCAACCTTGCCGAGCGGATCCGGGCGGCCGGGGCCGGTATCGGCGCCTTCTTCTGCCCCACCGCAGTCGGCACCCCGCTGGCCGAGGGCAAGGAGACCCGCGTCATCGACGGACGCACCTACGTGCTGGAGTACCCGATCAAGGGCGATGTGGCGCTGATCGGTGCCCACCGGGCCGACCGGATGGGCAACCTCGTCTACCGCAAGACCGCCCGCAACTTCGGACCTGTCATGGCAACCGCCGCGACCACCGTGATCGCACAGGTCCGCGAGATCGTCGAGACCGGCATGATCGATCCCGAAACCGTGGTCACACCGAGTATCTATGTCGACCGCGTGGTGCAGGAGGCGACCGCATGA
- a CDS encoding 3-oxoacid CoA-transferase subunit B — MNPTRPSADGERGPLGKHDIAALVARDIPHGAFVNLGIGQPTLVADHLPADSGVVLHTENGMLNMGPAAQGDEIDPDLTNAGKIPVTELPGAAYFHHADSFAMMRGGHLDICVMGAFQVSAAGDLANWHTGAPDAIPAVGGAMDLAIGAKKVFVMMTLFTKTGAPKLVPECSYPLTGLGCVDRVYTDLAVFDITPQGVTVRETFGTTVDDLAGRLDLPLLPARA; from the coding sequence ATGAACCCCACCCGACCCTCCGCGGACGGCGAACGCGGTCCGCTGGGCAAGCACGACATCGCCGCCCTCGTGGCCCGTGACATCCCCCACGGCGCCTTCGTCAACCTCGGCATCGGCCAACCGACACTCGTCGCCGACCACCTGCCGGCCGACTCCGGCGTGGTCCTCCACACCGAGAACGGCATGCTCAACATGGGCCCCGCCGCCCAGGGCGACGAGATCGACCCCGACCTCACCAACGCCGGCAAGATCCCCGTGACCGAGCTCCCCGGGGCCGCCTACTTCCACCACGCCGACTCCTTCGCCATGATGCGCGGCGGCCACCTGGACATCTGCGTCATGGGAGCCTTCCAGGTCTCCGCAGCCGGCGACCTCGCCAACTGGCACACCGGCGCACCCGACGCCATCCCCGCCGTCGGCGGAGCCATGGATCTGGCGATCGGAGCCAAGAAGGTCTTCGTCATGATGACGCTGTTCACCAAGACCGGCGCACCCAAGCTGGTACCTGAGTGCAGCTACCCGCTCACGGGGCTGGGCTGCGTCGACCGCGTCTACACCGACCTCGCCGTGTTCGACATCACCCCGCAGGGCGTCACGGTGCGGGAGACCTTCGGCACCACCGTCGACGACCTCGCGGGCCGCCTGGACCTGCCGCTCCTGCCCGCCCGGGCCTGA
- a CDS encoding aldehyde dehydrogenase, with protein sequence MPSVASLEAPEDRMRFFIDGRWATPHGARSHQALEAATGDVLARAALADEQDVDAAVLAARNALDHGVWGRTTAPERAAVMRRMADALEKRAESTAVLVSRENGMPIGLSHMLNGGAPAGLLRMYADLVENLELEEVRPSQAGSTIVRREPVGVVGAITPWNFPQALAIFKIAPALAAGCTVVLKPSPETALDSYVFADAALEAGLPDGVLNIVLGDRDAGAALVSHPLVDKIAFTGSTEAGRAIGAECGRLIRRSTLELGGKSAAVFLDDGVLDTFLAGLDGACFLNNSQTCTTQARILVARSRYDEVVDALAQYTSDMVLGNPLDPSVTCGPMASRNQLDRVLGYIDMARNSDARLVSGGGRPEGLEQGWFVQPTVFADVDNNDRLAREEVFGPVMAVIPFNDDEDAIRIANDSNYGLGGSLWSADEDRALAVARRVRTGTIGLNYYTLDLGSPFGGMKDSGIGRELGPEGLNAYLEYKSVYASDKYLSA encoded by the coding sequence GTGCCTTCTGTCGCCTCACTCGAAGCACCCGAGGACCGTATGCGGTTCTTCATCGACGGGCGGTGGGCCACCCCACACGGTGCCCGCTCTCACCAGGCCCTGGAGGCCGCCACGGGTGATGTTCTCGCCCGCGCCGCCCTGGCGGACGAACAGGACGTCGACGCGGCCGTGCTCGCCGCCCGCAACGCCCTGGACCACGGCGTCTGGGGACGCACCACCGCCCCCGAGCGCGCCGCGGTCATGCGGCGCATGGCCGACGCCCTGGAGAAGCGGGCCGAGTCGACCGCCGTGCTGGTCAGCCGGGAGAACGGCATGCCCATCGGGCTGTCCCACATGCTCAACGGTGGTGCTCCGGCCGGCCTGCTCCGCATGTACGCGGACCTGGTGGAGAACCTCGAACTGGAAGAGGTACGGCCGAGCCAGGCAGGGTCGACCATCGTGCGCCGGGAGCCGGTCGGAGTGGTCGGCGCGATCACTCCGTGGAACTTCCCGCAGGCCCTGGCCATATTCAAGATCGCCCCTGCGCTGGCGGCCGGTTGCACGGTGGTGCTGAAGCCCTCGCCGGAGACGGCGCTGGACTCGTACGTGTTCGCCGATGCCGCGCTGGAGGCGGGGCTGCCGGACGGCGTGCTCAACATCGTGCTCGGCGACCGCGACGCGGGAGCGGCGCTGGTGTCGCATCCGCTGGTCGACAAGATCGCCTTTACCGGATCCACCGAGGCCGGCCGCGCGATCGGCGCCGAGTGCGGGCGCCTGATCCGCCGCAGCACCCTCGAGCTGGGCGGGAAGTCCGCTGCGGTGTTCCTCGACGACGGGGTTCTGGACACGTTCCTGGCCGGGCTGGACGGCGCGTGCTTCCTCAACAACAGCCAGACGTGCACCACTCAGGCCCGTATCCTCGTCGCACGTTCCCGTTACGACGAAGTCGTCGACGCCCTCGCGCAGTACACCTCGGACATGGTCCTGGGCAATCCTCTCGACCCGTCCGTGACCTGCGGGCCAATGGCCAGTCGCAACCAACTGGACCGTGTGCTGGGCTACATCGACATGGCACGGAACTCCGATGCGCGTCTCGTCTCCGGCGGTGGCCGGCCCGAGGGGCTGGAGCAGGGCTGGTTCGTGCAGCCCACCGTCTTCGCCGACGTCGACAACAACGACCGCCTTGCACGCGAGGAGGTCTTCGGTCCGGTCATGGCCGTGATCCCGTTCAACGACGACGAGGACGCCATCAGAATCGCCAACGACAGCAACTACGGGCTCGGCGGCTCCCTCTGGAGCGCCGACGAGGACCGGGCCCTGGCCGTCGCCCGCCGGGTGCGCACCGGGACGATCGGCCTGAACTACTACACCCTCGACCTCGGTTCGCCGTTCGGGGGCATGAAGGACTCCGGCATCGGCCGCGAGCTCGGGCCCGAAGGCCTCAATGCCTACCTGGAGTACAAGTCCGTCTACGCGAGCGACAAGTACCTGTCGGCCTGA